One window of the bacterium genome contains the following:
- the hslU gene encoding ATP-dependent protease ATPase subunit HslU, with translation MREQLRDGRLDDRTVELDVQAPAMPSFEVIAGTSVEEIGVNLKDMMGNMFQGRTKSRRLKVPEAMQHLIVEEQSKLVDMESVGRAAVQRVEHAGIIFIDEIDKIASRDGLAGGGHGGPDVSREGVQRDILPIVEGTTVNTKHGMVKTDHILFIAAGAFHVSKPSDLIPELQGRFPIRVELQSLTKEDFLRILIEPQNSLTRQYVELLKTEGVSVEFLNEALEEIAGFAAAVNERMENIGARRLHTIMEKVLEEVSFHAPDMGGQEVRIDAKYVQEKLADIVKDVDLSRYIL, from the coding sequence ATGCGCGAGCAGCTGCGCGACGGACGCCTTGACGATCGCACCGTGGAGCTCGACGTACAGGCGCCCGCGATGCCCTCGTTCGAGGTGATCGCCGGGACGTCGGTCGAAGAAATCGGCGTCAACTTGAAGGACATGATGGGCAACATGTTCCAGGGCCGGACGAAGTCTCGTCGCCTGAAGGTGCCCGAGGCGATGCAGCATCTCATTGTCGAGGAACAGAGCAAGCTCGTGGATATGGAATCGGTGGGCCGCGCCGCGGTGCAGCGCGTCGAGCATGCCGGCATCATCTTCATCGATGAAATTGACAAGATTGCCAGCCGCGATGGTCTGGCCGGCGGCGGCCACGGCGGCCCGGATGTCAGCCGCGAAGGGGTGCAGCGCGACATCCTGCCGATCGTCGAAGGGACCACGGTGAATACGAAGCATGGGATGGTGAAGACCGACCACATCCTCTTCATCGCGGCGGGCGCCTTTCATGTCTCGAAGCCGTCGGACCTGATCCCGGAGCTTCAGGGGCGTTTTCCCATCCGCGTGGAGCTTCAGTCGCTCACCAAGGAGGACTTTTTGAGGATTCTGATCGAACCGCAGAACTCCCTGACGCGTCAGTACGTGGAGCTTCTCAAGACCGAGGGCGTGAGCGTGGAGTTCTTGAACGAAGCCCTCGAAGAGATCGCGGGCTTCGCCGCCGCGGTGAACGAGCGCATGGAGAACATCGGGGCCCGGCGCCTGCATACGATCATGGAAAAGGTGCTCGAGGAGGTCTCCTTCCACGCCCCGGACATGGGGGGGCAAGAGGTCAGGATCGACGCCAAGTACGTCCAGGAAAAGCTCGCCGACATCGTAAAAGATGTGGACCTAAGCCGTTACATTCTGTAA